The sequence ATGTTTGAGCACCTATTTACAATAGAACTACTGAGCTCAGCTTTTTCTGAGCTAAAATTTTGATGCCACAATAGGTTTCTTTCCAAAACTCAGGAACAGCACTGTACTGCAAAGAACCTTAAAATGCATTAGGTAATGTATGACTGTCTCCAAGCAGAAGAATTTGTTAACCTGAAGCTAATGTGGCAAATTAATTTTTGGTCATATCCTTTAAGGATCTGTTCAGCTATACTTGATTTATATGAACATTAACAAAAGATTTATGTTACAAAAAGTCAACCCACTTTTGAGTTAGAACAGCTTCATTTTGAACATCAAATATGATGTTAAGAGAGCACTGTTTGACAGAACCAGCTTTTAAACTGTGGAAATATGAGGATTTGACTGCTGTCTGCTTAGCCTGGGATTGATCCTGTGctgcatttttctgctgtgctgtACCTGGCATTACCATTGGCGCCGTCTTGGAGCCTATATAAGTACGTTTGGTTTATTTATGCAATAGTTTAGGTGGTTACATATTGTTGCACTTTAAGTACTTGTTACTTCTAAAAATGTTTCCAGCTGATGCTTTAAAAGATGAAGGTAGCAGGAAACACAAGAAAGTTTACATCTTGCATTGATTTTAGTCTTGATCCATGGTTCAGGAGCTGATTTTCCCTATTCATACTGCTGTATGCATTTGGCACCATTGCTTTGCTATCAAAAGGCTTACTTGATTGCACTAACAAGTAGGAGTTAGATTTAAGCATATGCTTAAGGTGCTGTGGCTTCAGAGGGTTACTTGTTTCATCTAGAGTGTGTTCTTTGATTAGGTTTGCTTGTGATGATGATCCCTGTGTCAGACTAAGGCTTGATCCaagatttattttgcaaaaGAAACCGTTTGACTTTATGTGGTCACTGGAACTGTCCAAACTTTGAGTGCTGTTGATGCCTTCTCCAATGCATTGATTCTTCTATATTACAATACCAACTGCAGAATAGCCCTTAATTAGTGTGGTAACTTCGTTGAGAACAGAAGTGAATTGGTTTAGGCAGACAGAGGATTAGGACCTCTTAGATTTATGATCAGCTTGTGCTTCCCCGTTGTCCTAGTAGAGTGACAAATCTGGGAGAGAGCTTTTGGGAGAGAAGCTTACAGCAGAGGTAGCACTACAGGCTCTTTTTGTCTAGAAGTAGCTAATGGTGTGCTGAATGCCTGAGCAGTGATAGCCATTTCTGAATATATCTGTGCCAGAAGGAGCCCACAGATGCATTTGGGTGTGAGGCACTACTGCCATCAAGGAGGCTGAGCTATGTGCTATTGAAATTGTGTTAGAGGCATGGCAGTGTGATCTGAGCAAAAGCTGTAGCAGAAGAAGCAGAGACTTGGTCCAGTGCTCCAGATCTTCTGTAAGATGTGGAGAACTGAGCAGAGCTCAACAAATTGCTGATCATGGCACCACCAAAAAGGTAATGATAGTAGCTATTAAGTACCTATCAGAAGATGGACTCTTGTCCTACAGGCAGCTTTAAGAGAGAGCGAAAAGAAGTTGGAGGCTATTTAATTCCTCAGATTAATTAATATAGGGGCAGTTTTAGAGAGAGAGCAGTAACTGCCTCATAGTTGTTTGCTTTCATAGAGAATACTTTCTGGATTTTGGTTTCATGCAGGTGCAGACTCCCATGTGGTGATATTTATCTATAATAGATTACATGGAAGTATGGTGGAAGCAAATGTAACTTTGGGAAGGGTGTGCAGGTGTAGACTATTTTCATGGAAACTTAGATGTGTGGTAGTGATGAAGTTGGTAAAGGTGTGTCATTACCATATGTTGCCACAGGTAGCCTGCTGTGCAGCTGGAGAGAAATTGCGTCTTATGGTCTGAGAGGGAAGTACCCTATAAAGAAGCTGGAGAATTGGTTCGAGATTGGAAATAGTTTTgtacagcaaaagaaaaactgctGCTCTTCCCCAGGCCATAAAATTGGTGGTGGGCTGGGAACCTGCTGTGGAGTTGCAGCAAGGCAAATGACCCATGGTTGCTTGTTTAAGGATGACACTTTGTCACTGAAGTAACTTGATATTTTGCATTATATAAATACAGCTGTACTGCAGTTAATCCACATATTATTAATGTgatctttttcttctgtatcCCAAGCAGTGCCCAACCTTTTCTGGGTAAGTTTGCACTTCAAAGGCTTCATCTGGTCCTGCTATTAATTGCTGTAGTGTTTTTGAACATACTAACAGTGTGCTGACTTACACCACCTGAGAATATAGCCCTAACTGTTCTCCTTATGACTAATTGCGATAAGTTTCCATCATGGTTttgtgaagaaacaaaaatagtaGTGCATAAGAATCAGAAAACCATATTTAGGGGACAATATGATGATCCTCCAAAGGGCTGTTGTAATCTAGAGCTGCTTATTCTTTTGTTATTTAGGTATAACTAGTTTGGTATAGGTTTGGTCAGTGCTTCAGCTCAGTGAGAGACCTGCAGTTGAAAAGCTGTTCAATGTATGAGACTAATGTGCACTCAATTCCTTAGGGGCCTTCCATAAATTATTCTTAAggagaaaaacacttttttacTTCCATAGATAATCAGTCCAATtgatttgaatttattttctcagtttaATACTTTCCTACTTTGTTCTCAAATTTaagcataattatttttttaccttgTACTTGAATAGTTTTTTTGTATCCTATGTTATCTGTATCAACATTGCAATTACTTAATCTTGTCAGGAGGTACTTACAAGTGTGGTCATGGCCTCATTCAGTGGGTAACTGAACAAAAAACTGAATACTTGGATCTGCAGCAAATTGATGTTTAAATCATAGTGTAAAGCACATAGATAAACATTTAGTATTAAtcatttgttaaaataaaatgcattttcaattCTCAGTTGCTTCATATCAAAATGAAAAGATAATAAATGTCAAGATTTGATTTCCCATCCCTCTTATAAACTGTGTTGGTAGCATCAGTTTTCTAGTGGTGGCATCTTCTTGAGAGCAGGAGGGTCACACTGGGCAGTTGAGCAAAAGCTTTTGGTAACTGGATTTGAGTGGTTAGAGTTTGTGCTGGGTCTCAAAGGTGCTACCCTTCTCTGCACTGTTATTTCATGACTttgtttttcctccctccttcccagttGGGAAATGATGTGTTAGAGGATATTTTAGGACTTATGGGAAGCTATACTTGCAACATATTCTTTTAGAACATGGTTCTGTTTgtgttttccctctttctctttaGCAGGTACTTtaagcagaggaaagaaagcaagctgcatacttaaaatatttaacaattATACTGGCTTTATTTTGCTTGCTGTTGCAGCCATGATTTCTCCTGGGAACTTTTTAAATTTGGGAAGCTGATTTTCTAGTTcaggaaaagtaaaatattctgTGACCAGTTCCCTGAAAGCTGTTAGTATTTTGGGTCCTAAATATACTTCCAGAAGCAAAGGTCATGATTGTCTGCCCAAGTTTTAAGCATGTAGAAGATTACTTTATTACATAAAAACTGTGAGATCTAAATGTTTGTTCACATGGTGCTCATCACAATGAGACCTCTGTGTCTAGAAGGTGGTTTAGATACCATGGTGAAACTGTCACTTCATATCTTTCATTGTGTCTTTCTTCCTGTcatgattttaattttctgtgttgcatggtgtttttaaaatttgattattttaaCGTTTAAGTTTGCATAAAAGACTAACAATAACTCTTTTGTTTTGTAGGTGCTAAACCAAATGATCTTCAATTGATAATATCACTGTTAAGAATGGATGGAGATGAAAATAAGAAGAGAGATGATGTTGATGAGAATTTACAAGTTGAGTTGACAGAAGAATCCCTAGGAAATACATCAAGAGAAAATGCTGGATGTGACTCTTCATCTCAGGAGAAAACAAGGCTTACATCAGATGAAGTGTTCACGAaccttgaaaagaaagaaaaagagaatgatACAAACAAAACAGCATTGTCAGAATCACCAAACCTGGATGTTATTGAAGCAGAGAAACCTGAAAATGTCTCCAGGAAAAGAAAGCTGAGTTCTTCAGAAGACGTGAAAGATACTggaaggaaaatgcaaaaagtttTAGCTGAAGAATCATGTGGTATGATAGCAGGAGCTGTAAAGAAGGAAGGAGTCACCAGTTGTCCTGATAATGACTTACTTAATTCAGATATCCTGTGCCTAGGTTATGATTTCAGATGTGCTTCTGATGATGCCGTATTGAAAATTCACAAGGAAAATGAACATTCACAAGACATGTCAACTGCTGTTTCTGATAAATTATATTCTTCAGAAGAAATCAGTGTTGTCTGTACAGCTGGAAACATAGACAAAAACCCTAAAGGCAAAATGAGTGATCAGTGTTTACCTTCCTGCTCTGATAAGGAAAAACATAAACAAGAAGGCGTCTCTAAACCATCCAAAGAGCAAACATACCCTCAGTGTAGTTGCATAGGTGAGTGTAGTTCAGCGTCGCATATGCATGTTAAGGGAGATTGTGAGAAATCCAAGATATTTTCTTGTGATCTTTGTGGTTTTCAGAGTGCTGAAGAGAGTCTTCTAAATTCTCATTTCCTTGGCAAGACTCACCTTCGACGCCAAAATCTTGCTGCACGGGGAGGATTTGTAAAGATATtgacaaaaaaatcctttaaaaaccAGCAATCTACTGCAACCAAGGAGAGGACTGTCAGGGCAAAACCTGGGACCAATAAATTAAGGACAAGAACTGCTGATGCAAAAGAATTAAGTGTTTGCAGTGCACTGAAAAGCTCAAAAGTAAGCTTGTCTAAACAAAATGATGCCAGTGAACTTGTTGAAATGATACCATCTTCAAATACCACTAACACTGAAAAAACAGATACTACGACAGAAGAAACATTGATTTCTTCTGGTACAGAAGGAAATAATAAAGTTCATACTGAAAAATTAGAAGTACCGGGACCATCAGAAAATATCTTGCAGAAAACAGAATCCTTTCCAACTACCAAAAAGCTACTGAAGAGTTTACACAGGACAAGGAGATTTGataaactgaaacacaaaagaaatgttttcttgttAAGGTCTTCATTTGGACAGAATAGGTCTTCTAGATTAAAAAGGCAGGTTAGAAGAAGATACAGATTATTGGGGAATAGTAAGAGACCCAAATCTGAAACTCGGAAAGTACATGTGAAGCCtatctccagcacacagcttaAACATGATGAATCAAGCCCTGTGTCACATACAGAACTAGAAACAGATGctaaaaataattgtaataCTACTGCAGAAATGCAAGATCTTACAGAATATAAGCCAAATATCCCTTCGTCTAGCACTGCAGGTCCTAAAGATTCTGAAGTTAAACTTACTGCTGCTGATGGTGCTCTTCATACTTGCGTGGATTGTGGTCATGTTTTTCACAACCAAGAAAGTTTGGAAACCCATATTGCAAAGCTTCATACAAAAAGGATTCAGTTTCCTTGTCAGATGTGTAGCTATTCCTCTGGAGTCAGGGAAGACATGAAGCAACACTGTCAGGAGAGTAAACACCAGATGGGTGGTTGTAGCTTTAGTTGTCAACTCTGTTCATTTACCAGCTTGAATGTGGTCAGCCTTCAAAGCCATATGAGTGAAGTGCATAATATGTCTCATAGTTGTccaatttgcattattttttttcaaatggaagAAGAGCTGataaatcataaaaaaaatgagaaacatgATGGTTCATTATTTCAGCAAGCTATTTCATTGAGTAACAGTAATCAGACCTTGCAAGTGGTACCTTACAGTGACTCAGTATTGAACAATAACCAAAGACTTGCAAAGGAAATGGAACTGTCAATGCAAGCAAAAACTCCAGACTCTTCCTTCATAAATCATAGAAATGAACTAAAGCATTCTGTTCTGAATAAAACACAATTTCAATGTAAAAAGTGTTTTTATAAGACAAGATCTTCTACAGTTCTTACAAGGCACATAAAACTCCGACATGCACAAGAGTATCACTTCCTTTGCAAAGCATGTAATCTCTACTCGCTGAGCAAAGAAGGAATGGAGAAACATATCAAAAGAAGCAAGCATcttgaaaatgccaggaaaaacAACATTGGACTGCGTTTTGAAGAATGTATTGTAAAGGTTTGTGTTGGTGTTGGTGGCATTAAATCAGTAGTGGATACTTCCACTGCTGGGAGTGGAAATACAGAGTTGGATAAAGAAATTATAGGTGTTTTATCCTCTTCTGTGGAAAATACATCGAGAAATAAGGAAATTCCACTTGAGCAAAGGATTGGTGAAAATGAATTGGTTTTAGCTGATGCATCTAGAGGAGGGAAACCTAAAGGTACTATTTCTAGGACATGTACCCATTGTGGCCTTTTGGCTTCCAGTGTTACAAATTTGACTGTTCACATCAGGCGAAAGCACAGTCATCAGTACAGCTATTTGTGTAAGGTTTGCAATTACTACACTGTCACCAAAGGAGATATGGAACGTCACTGTGcaaccaaaaaacacaaaagccGTGTTGAAATAGAAGGATGTGGAAAACAGAACTCGGAGATCATTGTTAGCCCTGAAGGAGGTAGTTTTGAATCCATGAGCAAGAAGATTAACAGCCCTATGATTGCCTTGCCTAAACATGTTGAGGATGGTGGCCAGTCATCAGATTTGGAAAATTCTGTCTTAGACAATCAGGAAGTTGAGCGAGGAGATGCTGAGTTAAAAGCTGCAAATGGCAGTAGGCTGCCAGATTTACAGCCTGGTAGGAATCCATTGAATATAAACCAGCACGTGCTGGAACCAGTGAGGGCTGCTCAAGACTGTGACCCAAGCTTCCAGAGAAGAGCCATGGGTGCAAACGACAACAAGTGTGTACACTGCAGCTTTGTTGCTCATTCTGCTGCTTCTTTAGAGCTGCACGTGAAGCGAAAACATACAAAACAATTTGAATACTACTGCATGGCTTGTGACTACTATGCTGTTACTCGCAGAGAGATGATAAGGCATGCAGCAACAGAGAAACACAAAATTAGAAGAGAATCTTACGTTTGTTCTTCTTCTGGGGAGGAAGTAAGTACAGCAAGTATCACTAAAGAAGGCACTGTTTTGCCTCAAGAGGAGCACCATCACAGTGCAGGAGAATCAAAAATTACTTTAGATGAAACAAAATGTGCCAATGATGCATCACAAGGTGATCATATGAATAAAAGCTTTTCTGAGCGTACTGCCTTAAATGAAAATACATCTCCAAGAATCTCTAAAGATGTCGATTCCCAAAATGCAGCAGGACACGAACTTGATAAAGAGTCTAAAAATGGAAGAGGAAACCCTTTTTGTGAAGGATTCCAGCAAGCTTCTCAGAAAGATACAGTTGTTGAATTTGTCAAGGAAGAAACAGACACTTGTGAGGTGCAGAAAAGTAAGCATGGTCAGGAGCTGCTCAACTCAGATGATGATTGCACTGCAGAAAGTCAAAATAGATCAGTCAACACAAACTTCAGTTCAGAAAAAGGTGTGAAGAGCATggaagaaaacagtgaaaaccCAGAAGCAGAGTGTAGAGACAAAGAcagtctcaaaaaaaaatcactgaagaaaaataacccACTTATGCTAAGTCTTCCAGAAACAAGTAGTGCAGTAGAGCAATCAAATTTTGCTAGAAACACTGGAGAAGCAGTACAAAATAGCCATAGTGTAGATGGTGACAGAAGTTTCAAAGAGGATCCTactggggaggaggaagaagccCTTATGGAAGCACAACATGAAGCTGAAGTAACTATAAATAACAATGTTTGGGAGGCAGATGGCTCAACAGCTGAGGGCATGCAAGAAAGTAGTAATGAGGCCTTAGGAACAGTTTTCAGTGCTGATGATAAAGGAAAGGCAATGCAAAACGTTGGCAAGTTTGATTCTTCTATAGTGAGGTTAAAAAGTCATCAAGATGGGGAGGCCACTGACCATTCTGCAGAAGGACAGATGTCAGGGATAATGAAAGCTAGTGAGCTCACAGTGACAGCAGACACTTCAACAAGTGGTGGGAAAAAGAAGAAGTCAGAAGGAATTTCCCTTGGGGAATCAACACGTATTCGCTGCGATGACTGTGGTTTTCTAGCAGATGGTTTGAGCGGACTAAATGTTCACATAGCCATGAAACATCcttcaaaagaaaagcattttcattGCTTACTCTGTGGAAAATCATTTTACACAGAAAGCAACCTTCACCAGCACTTGGCCAGTGCTGGGCACATGCGAAATGAGCAGGCGAGCGTGGAGGAGCTGCCCGAAGGAGGCGCAACCTTTAAGTGTCTGAAGTGCACAGAGCCCTTCGATTCAGAGCAGAGCTTGTTTCTCCACATCAAAGAGCAACATGAAGAGCTGCTGCGAGAAGTCAATAAATACATTGTTGAAGACACTGAGCAGATAaacagggagagggaagagaaccAAGGCAATGTCTGCAAGTATTGTGGGAAGACGTGTAGAAGTAGCAATTCCATGGCCTTCCTAGCTCACATCCGTACCCACACAGGTATGGAAATGCTGTTGTTGCAAATGGTCTCTTTCAAACAGTGAATTATACCATTGTCTTTTTCTGCTTGTTAAGCCCTTTTATATTTCTTAGGAACTGGTATTTTTATTGCTTGATAAGCCCTTGATGAAATTCGAAGTTATCTAAAAGGGTATGAAAATACAGTGATCAAAGGGCAGAAATTGTAAAAACATTTCAAGTACAGTCAcccttctgctttttgtttcatatagacagattttcttccttttaatcTAAATTGTAACCATTCGTTGGTTCTTAAATAATGATGCAGTGGTGGTTTGAGAGATCAATTAGCTGTTCTTTCTAACTTTATCTTTTGTGCAGTTGTTTAGTATCCAAAttgtttatttcatttcaattaAGTGAAACTTTCAGCATTACATAATGTTTCAGAATAGATATTTGATATTACATCACTCCTAAATAAATGCCAATAAGACACAACAAGAGGTTTTTGTAGAAATAAGTTATAGCAGTTGGAATTGGTCAGCCTTTTTAAAAGGTGGTAGCAGTGCTGATGTGTTGCACAGGGATGTAGCATCTGATTTAGTTTCTGTGCTGATCACactttaaattcatttttatgtttaattttaagtggaaaatttaaaaacatttctgtagAAAAATGCATAAGCTGCAGTTCTAAATTTATGTAAAAATTCACTGCGATGTTTCTATAAACCTGCCAtacattctttattttaaatagacAGCTTTTCTAAATCACTGAGCTCTGCTTAGACAAGTGGTGTCTCCATGGTTGAATTTATGAGTGGATTTGAATAATAAATTCACATTTCAATGaacatattttcattaaaactgTAAGGTTTATTTTACTGTACTTTTAAATAATGGCTTATTATGGAAGCTATAGTTTAAATTCATGCAGTATTTGAAACTTAGTGCATGGTTACAAGGAAGAGAACaaaaaggtaagaaaaaagATGCATAAAATAATGGTAATTCCTGGCATAATCCTAAAAGAGTTTTGTAAGTTTTTTTTATGAAAAGGCAAGGGCGTGACTGGACAACAAATCCTAAAAATTAATCTTGGGGAACAGAGACATTGTATTTCAAACCTTTCAAAGTATTTTACTATAACTGCAATATTCATGTATACCAATAACTCACATACTTTATACTTTCAGCATTACTTCTGTCCTGTCAATAGTGTAGTTATCTGTATTGCTTCAGCTAATACCCAACTCGGAATGCAGTGTTAAGTCTTTAGAGGGATGCTCATGTTCACATGGTCAGAACAGCTGTATAAGCCCTTAATATGCCCTCTTACGGCAgataaaactgaataaaactAAGGGGGAGGATGCTAATGGAGCTCTCTTTAGAATTCTTTATGCAACTGTCTGGTCAAGACATGTTGCTTATAATTGATGTGTCCATTACTTGAATTCTCTTGTAATTATAGTCAATAAGTCTTGTAAATGTGTTAAAGCTCACTAAAAGCATACAAATTCAAGAACAGAGTAAGgctaataatttaaaataatcaatGTAGGCATTTCAGCACTTAATTTCCCTTGTGTGTTGATAGCTGATCATTCTTAATCCATTAAGATTTATTTAGTCGTTTACAATGCAAAATAGGTTTGCACTGGTCACTTGTGCCATTTGAAAATGTCCACCAGGTTAAGTGCAGAATGTAGTCCATTAGTCTTCCTTGACTATATGtattaattgcatttaaaatcAAGTTAATGTGGATGTGAAAGTGAGGTAACTATCAATATATGACAAAGCAACCCTACTTACATAAGTTACATCATTGATTGTAACATTTAGTAAAAGTTAGTGTACTTTTTAACATCTTGTGTGTAGGTCTTATCATCGAGTATATTTTTACTGTGCTTTTGGATAGCACTAAATATGCAAAGCAGTGAAAGAATACATTTAATGttgcaagtaatttttttgtgcAGAAGTATAGGAGGGTTACAGAACAGTTTTATCTGCCCTCTTTCTCATTGCAACTTTAAATTAAATGGTTTTCTTATGCTTTGCTTATTCACAGAAATAGTAATGTGGAGTCTTTTATTAATACTTATTGGAAAGAAGGCTTTCTCTTCcaatctgtatttttctgtttctgattttcttcttatAGAACCTTTTCTTCCTATCTGTGTCACAGTGGATGCAGTTTAATAACAAACTGTTTAGGTTATTTGGAGCGGTGGCAGAGGGAAATGACCTACTGCACCAACTGTATGTACACTTCTTGTAACATTGGTGAGGCAAAAGCCACTATCTCCAGCTTCTGACATGTTCC comes from Lonchura striata isolate bLonStr1 chromosome 1, bLonStr1.mat, whole genome shotgun sequence and encodes:
- the ZNF407 gene encoding zinc finger protein 407 — translated: MDGDENKKRDDVDENLQVELTEESLGNTSRENAGCDSSSQEKTRLTSDEVFTNLEKKEKENDTNKTALSESPNLDVIEAEKPENVSRKRKLSSSEDVKDTGRKMQKVLAEESCGMIAGAVKKEGVTSCPDNDLLNSDILCLGYDFRCASDDAVLKIHKENEHSQDMSTAVSDKLYSSEEISVVCTAGNIDKNPKGKMSDQCLPSCSDKEKHKQEGVSKPSKEQTYPQCSCIGECSSASHMHVKGDCEKSKIFSCDLCGFQSAEESLLNSHFLGKTHLRRQNLAARGGFVKILTKKSFKNQQSTATKERTVRAKPGTNKLRTRTADAKELSVCSALKSSKVSLSKQNDASELVEMIPSSNTTNTEKTDTTTEETLISSGTEGNNKVHTEKLEVPGPSENILQKTESFPTTKKLLKSLHRTRRFDKLKHKRNVFLLRSSFGQNRSSRLKRQVRRRYRLLGNSKRPKSETRKVHVKPISSTQLKHDESSPVSHTELETDAKNNCNTTAEMQDLTEYKPNIPSSSTAGPKDSEVKLTAADGALHTCVDCGHVFHNQESLETHIAKLHTKRIQFPCQMCSYSSGVREDMKQHCQESKHQMGGCSFSCQLCSFTSLNVVSLQSHMSEVHNMSHSCPICIIFFQMEEELINHKKNEKHDGSLFQQAISLSNSNQTLQVVPYSDSVLNNNQRLAKEMELSMQAKTPDSSFINHRNELKHSVLNKTQFQCKKCFYKTRSSTVLTRHIKLRHAQEYHFLCKACNLYSLSKEGMEKHIKRSKHLENARKNNIGLRFEECIVKVCVGVGGIKSVVDTSTAGSGNTELDKEIIGVLSSSVENTSRNKEIPLEQRIGENELVLADASRGGKPKGTISRTCTHCGLLASSVTNLTVHIRRKHSHQYSYLCKVCNYYTVTKGDMERHCATKKHKSRVEIEGCGKQNSEIIVSPEGGSFESMSKKINSPMIALPKHVEDGGQSSDLENSVLDNQEVERGDAELKAANGSRLPDLQPGRNPLNINQHVLEPVRAAQDCDPSFQRRAMGANDNKCVHCSFVAHSAASLELHVKRKHTKQFEYYCMACDYYAVTRREMIRHAATEKHKIRRESYVCSSSGEEVSTASITKEGTVLPQEEHHHSAGESKITLDETKCANDASQGDHMNKSFSERTALNENTSPRISKDVDSQNAAGHELDKESKNGRGNPFCEGFQQASQKDTVVEFVKEETDTCEVQKSKHGQELLNSDDDCTAESQNRSVNTNFSSEKGVKSMEENSENPEAECRDKDSLKKKSLKKNNPLMLSLPETSSAVEQSNFARNTGEAVQNSHSVDGDRSFKEDPTGEEEEALMEAQHEAEVTINNNVWEADGSTAEGMQESSNEALGTVFSADDKGKAMQNVGKFDSSIVRLKSHQDGEATDHSAEGQMSGIMKASELTVTADTSTSGGKKKKSEGISLGESTRIRCDDCGFLADGLSGLNVHIAMKHPSKEKHFHCLLCGKSFYTESNLHQHLASAGHMRNEQASVEELPEGGATFKCLKCTEPFDSEQSLFLHIKEQHEELLREVNKYIVEDTEQINREREENQGNVCKYCGKTCRSSNSMAFLAHIRTHTGSKPFKCKICHFATAQLGDARNHVKRHLGMREYKCHVCGVAFVMKKHLNTHLLGKHGVGTPKERKFTCHLCDRSFTEKWALKNHMKLHTGEKPFKCTWPTCHYSFLTASAMKDHFRTHTGEKSFLCDLCGFAGGTRHALTKHRRQHTGEKPFKCDECNFASTTQSHLTRHKRVHTGEKPYRCPWCDYRSNCAENIRKHILHTGKHEGVKMYNCPRCDYGTNIPVEFRNHLKELHPDIENPDLAYLHAGIVSKSYECRLKGQGATFVETTSPFTAAALGEVSPVKEKAFQGSRRQPQSPEEVQQFIIIQGYDGDFAIDASVEETAAATLQTLAMAGQMARVVHITEDGQVIATNQNSSHVSSVVPEQILTEQLADGATQVVVVEGAGADMEEAVQIDAVPDSSSTVLQQIMRQEVLDASEATVHPPESSSALDALLCAVTELGEAENKSELLHRCRSGHKDFLQMPNPEVPSIPSDAEGEEIQMFHEVQETQEDTKPMEVVTRVMHPSAIIASQERAQAAFKNVVQGVLQFAVCDTAAADQLMKEGVTQVIVNEEGTVHMVAGEGSQIIMQEAGSHTLSVQSEHMDLVESDGQISQIIVSEELAQAMAQGSDGDFSEGATHYIVTELPPDMQDEPGVYSHAVIETAGSQDTLQAGTAIKAEAVDPDRAREQLTSMVIYTEGGSQVFQGQRDYNKVQDA